CGTTTCTTATTCTTTCGCTCGATAGCATTTTTGCCTCGTACCGCAAAGACTATGCAGAGGGTGAATTCTTTCTAGCCTCATTCTTTGTTGCTCTGGCAGCCATCGCATATTTGCCATCGCTGGTTTTTATGGTGATGATTGTTTTTTCCATGTTCATTATGCGTTCGTTTAGCTGGCGCGAGTGGGTTGCTATGCTGGCAGGTGCTGTGGTGCCGCTGCTGTTTTTGGTAACGTACTACCTCTTTTTCGAGCCTAATTCGCTGGAGCTGCTAAAAACGTTTGATCCGGCGAAGATTATTGCTGCAATCCCCAAAAGGATGAATAGCTTTTTTGGCTATGGGTTTTTGGCTGTGCTTACTATTGCGGGCATTTACGCCAGCTTTTTCATGTTAAGCTGGATTGGCACTCAAAAGCTTCGTACCAATAAGATTTTCCTCGTATTCTACTCGATGATTGCCATCGGAGGTTTTGCCTACCTGATGATTCCTACCGTGTCGAAGGAGATTATGCTGGTTGTTTCGTTACCGCTAAGCTACATCTTGGGAGTTTTCTTGATTTTTACCCGCCGCACCTTTGTAGCCGATGCAATCCTGATGACGATCCTAGCGCTTACGGTGCTGCTCCAGATTTTCGCTGAGTAGTGAATCGAAAGAATTGAAAAATACACCCAAAGAAGGAATAGACAGATGTCTGTTCCTTCTTTTTTCTAATATTTCAACCCGTAAGGAGAATTTGCCCTTTCGCGGTCATTCTACTCCCCCTCCTTCAATCCCCTCATCCTTTTCAACCAAATCGAAGAAATCGCTTAGGAATTGTTATTGCTGCTGAAACGATTGGCACTACTAATTTCTATTAACGCACTTTGATTTGAATAATGAATGCCTACTTTAGCAAAATCAGCACTTAGCCAATGAATATTCACCATATCATTCTCCCTATTCTAGTGGTACGCGTCATTAAACCAATGATAGTGTGAGAACGGTATGTGCCTAAAGATAACATGAGCCTTTCTCACACTGCTGAGGGAGGCTTTTTTAGTAAATGTAAAATAGCGACCCAATGAAGATTACCCTACGAAGCGCCACATCGACCCAGGGGCGCCGCATGGCCGGAGCCCGCAGCTTGTGGCGTGCTGCCGGAATGAAGGAGGAGCAGATAGGAAAGCCTATCATTGCCATTGTTAACTCGTTTACCCAGTTTGTGCCCGGGCATACCCACCTGCACGAGGTGGGCCAAATGATGAAGCGGCTCATCGAGGAGCAGGGGTGCTACGCTGCCGAGTTCAACACCATCGCCATAGACGATGGCATTGCCATGGGGCACGATGGCATGCTCTACTCGCTCCCCTCGCGCGACATCATTGCCGATAGCGTGGAGTACATGGTTAACGCCCACAAGGCTGATGCCATGGTGTGCATCAGCAACTGCGATAAGATTACCCCCGGTATGCTAATGGCCTCCATGAGGCTCAACATCCCTACCATATTCGTGTCGGGAGGACCGATGGAGGCGGGCAAGTACAAGGATAAGAAGTACGACCTGGTTGATACCATGGTGATGGCCGCCGACGACAAGGTGGCCGACGAGGATATCGATGCCATCGAGCGATCGGCCTGCCCTACCTGCGGATCGTGCTCGGGCATGTTTACGGCTAACTCCATGAACTGCCTTAACGAGGCCATCGGGCTGGCGCTTCCCGGAAATGGCACAGTCGTGGCAACCCACATCAACCGTAAGAGGCTATTCGAGAAGGCTGCCAAGCTCATCGTCGAGAATACCTGGCGGTACTACCGCGATGGCGACGAGCGGGTACTACCCCGCAGCATCGCCACGCGCGAGGCGTTTCAGAATGCCATGGCGCTCGACATTGCCATGGGGGGCTCTACCAACACCGTGCTGCACATCCTAGCCATTGCCCACGAGGCCGAGGTTGAGTTTACCATGAGCGACATCGACGCGCTATCGCGCCGCGTGCCCGTGCTCTGCAAGGTGGCTCCCAACACGCCCAAGTACCATATAGAGGATGTGAACCGCGCCGGAGGCATCATCGGAATCCTTGGCGAGCTGGAACGTGCCGGACTGCTGCATACCGACGTTCCGCGTGCCGATGGGCTAACGCTGGGCGAGGCCATCAACCAGTTCGACATCATGCGCCCAACGGCCACCGCCGAGGCCTTCGAACTGGCAAAGAGCGCACCTGCCAGGGTGAAAAACCTGGTGATGGGGTCGCAGGATTGCACCTGGGAGCCCGATACCGACCGCGCCGAGGGGTGCATCCGCAGCGTGGAGAGCTGCTACTTCCGCGATGGCGGCTTGGGCATCCTCTTCGGGAATATCGCCAGCAAGGGCTGCGTGGTGAAGACAGCCGGGGTCGATCCCTCCATCTTCCAGTTTGCGGGGCCAGCCGTGGTGTGCGAGTCGCAGGACGAGGCGTGCGAGCTGATCCTTGGCGGACGCGTAAAGGCGGGCGACGTGGTGGTAATCCGCTACGAAGGGCCAAAGGGTGGTCCGGGCATGCAGGAGATGCTCTACCCAACATCGTACCTTAAGTCGATGGGGCTAGGCAAGGCCTGCGCGCTGATTACCGATGGCCGCTTTTCGGGGGGAACCTCGGGGCTATCCATCGGTCACGTATCGCCCGAG
This Acetobacteroides hydrogenigenes DNA region includes the following protein-coding sequences:
- the ilvD gene encoding dihydroxy-acid dehydratase, whose product is MKITLRSATSTQGRRMAGARSLWRAAGMKEEQIGKPIIAIVNSFTQFVPGHTHLHEVGQMMKRLIEEQGCYAAEFNTIAIDDGIAMGHDGMLYSLPSRDIIADSVEYMVNAHKADAMVCISNCDKITPGMLMASMRLNIPTIFVSGGPMEAGKYKDKKYDLVDTMVMAADDKVADEDIDAIERSACPTCGSCSGMFTANSMNCLNEAIGLALPGNGTVVATHINRKRLFEKAAKLIVENTWRYYRDGDERVLPRSIATREAFQNAMALDIAMGGSTNTVLHILAIAHEAEVEFTMSDIDALSRRVPVLCKVAPNTPKYHIEDVNRAGGIIGILGELERAGLLHTDVPRADGLTLGEAINQFDIMRPTATAEAFELAKSAPARVKNLVMGSQDCTWEPDTDRAEGCIRSVESCYFRDGGLGILFGNIASKGCVVKTAGVDPSIFQFAGPAVVCESQDEACELILGGRVKAGDVVVIRYEGPKGGPGMQEMLYPTSYLKSMGLGKACALITDGRFSGGTSGLSIGHVSPEAASGGEIALIRDGDIIEIDIAQRSISVNISEGEMMVRRIEEEARGRNAFTPRSRNRVVSKALRQYAHFVSSADQGAVRLID